One region of Drosophila kikkawai strain 14028-0561.14 chromosome 2R, DkikHiC1v2, whole genome shotgun sequence genomic DNA includes:
- the LOC108082479 gene encoding uncharacterized protein, producing MSWRAKPTVLLLLALHLTIRSHATMVKWCNGDMWSEPQAVFVGESFEVFCMCNNSTVQLQNMYLKPSHLEHQVASTPVDEYTIKHRVEVDQPRQYIRIYCMSGEDYLGEIYVNVVPTLNVTSFYCRKTATDKEASCFFKELGLAASITKKTYSLSIADLPSIPCFKGAHFSSWIDCPGLFIPRDSDNYGPNYQIQLSMEYEGHNQSKVFPMTLREMTVPEWPMTQPKFSQSSSRICLKWAHTDHLAPVALSQNWRVEIFCSNPKIKPLYTERRVTPMFGQDLCFPKLPYANQGYIFRFRRRYNVTGAPWSTEFESREVTSVADIPARPPVFLTNGFYHDPEKKELYVFWRQLDELELNGPDFTYAAATGTGKNPSFIDSNCALFSDWDPTISGVIYVWSQNSVGTSNTSNVFEVPLLANSESLQIRGLRYHDDNYTLTWQAPQEQQGLIGYAISWCSGSTIRYQICDDQKSIQIEMLERSQLLFQFNQSKLLSNMAVAASYKDKPSGGMSFVGTRFPSVQKDEQKATGLSLIQVVAVIILMVALLSLSFVSFRKLRKMAKIKVTLPDILFKSVDIEIPVPGPPVSITVPGNYPPNGVLTIDILTKECPVEEEAPPEQDYISEPPTPSSGSESSSNENLAYEPEPQTKNIPSPYVTLGTGYVRYPS from the exons ATGAGCTGGAGAGCAAAGCCGACGGTTCTATTGCTCCTCGCGCTTCACTTGACCATCCGGAGTCACGCAACGATGGTGAAATGGTGCAATGGTGACATGTGGAGCGAACCGCAAGCTGTGTTCGTTGGCGAGTCATTCGAGGTGTTTTGCATGTGCAACAACTCCACTGTTCAATTGCAGAACATGTACCTCAAGCCGAGCCATTTGGAGCATCAGGTGGCAAGCACACCCGTCGACGAGTACACCATAAAGCACCGAGTGGAGGTCGACCAGCCCAGGCAGTACATTAGAATTTACTGCATGTCTGGTGAGGATTACCTGGGAGAGATCTACGTGAATGTGGTTCCGACCCTGAATGTGACGAGCTTTTATTGCCGTAAAACTGCCACCGACAAAGAGGCGTCTTGCTTTTTTAAAGAGTTGGGACTAGCCGCTAGCATAACGAAGAAGACCTACTCGCTGAGCATCGCTGACCTCCCAAGCATCCCGTGCTTTAAAGGCGCTCACTTCTCCAGTTGGATTGATTGCCCAGGCCTTTTTATTCCCAGAGACTCTGACAACTATGGGCCCAACTACCAGATCCAACTTTCTATGGAATACGAGGGACATAACCAGTCGAAGGTGTTTCCCATGACCCTCAGGGAAATGACGGTGCCAGAGTGGCCAATGACTCAGCCAAAATTTAGTCAGAGCAGCTCAAGGATCTGCCTCAAATGGGCGCACACGGATCACCTCGCTCCTGTGGCGCTCTCACAGAATTGGAGAGTGGAGATATTCTGCAGCAACCCCAAGATCAAACCCCTTTATACCGAAAGACGCGTCACTCCCATGTTTGGTCAGGACCTCTGCTTTCCCAAGCTGCCCTATGCCAACCAGGGATACATATTCCGATTTCGCCGTCGGTATAATGTCACGGGCGCACCCTGGTCAACTGAGTTCGAGTCCAGGGAAGTTACAAGCGTAGCCGATATTCCCGCTCGGCCGCCGGTGTTTCTTACCAACGGATTCTACCACGATCCGGAAAAGAAGGAGCTGTATGTCTTCTGGCGGCAGCTGGACGAGCTGGAGCTCAACGGACCCGACTTTACGTACGCCGCGGCCACGGGCACTGG CAAGAATCCGTCATTCATCGACAGCAATTGCGCCCTCTTCAGCGACTGGGACCCCACAATCTCTGGTGTCATATACGTTTGGAGCCAAAACTCTGTGGGAACCTCGAATACTAGCAATGTGTTCGAGGTGCCCCTTCTGGCCAACTCCGAGTCACTTCAGATACGTGGGTTGAGGTACCACGACGACAACTACACCCTGACCTGGCAGGCTCCCCAGGAACAGCAAGGTCTCATTGGCTATGCCATCTCCTGGTGCTCGGGTTCCACAATCCGTTACCAGATCTGTGACGATCAAAAATCCATTCAAATTGAGATGTTAGAAAGATCCCAACTTTTGTTCCAATTCAACCAATCGAAGCTCCTTTCCAATATGGCTGTGGCAGCCTCATACAAGGATAAACCGAGTGGCGGCATGAGTTTTGTAGGTACACGGTTTCCAAGTGTTCAGAAGGACGAGCAGAAAGCAACGGGTCTGAGCTTAATTCAGGTTGTTGCGGTTATAATTTTAATGGTTGCGCTGCTTTCTTTGAGCTTTGTATCCTTTCGGAAGCTgcgaaaaatggccaaaatcaAGGTTACCCTCCCAGACATTCTATTTAAATCGGTGGATATTGAGATCCCTGTTCCTGGCCCCCCTGTCTCTATAACCGTCCCAGGAAACTATCCACCGAACGGTGTACTTACCATAGACATACTAACCAAGGAGTGTCCAGTCGAGGAGGAAGCTCCGCCGGAGCAGGATTATATTTCTGAGCCTCCAACGCCATCCTCCGGTTCAGAAAGTTCTTCAAATGAAAATCTGGCTTATGAGCCCGAACCACAGACTAAAAATATTCCTAGTCCTTATGTCACCTTGGGCACTGGCTATGTTAGGTATCCTTCTTAG
- the LOC108082284 gene encoding cytokine receptor-like, protein MKYNGNQYIRIFLMTLRETPMWPITQPQFIQSSSRVCLNWTLTVNTDDNTRLRQILRAEIRPQNPKIKVLVEELFIFLENTSMICLPKLPYADQVYTFRFRRRYNITHFPWSSAFKSKKIRSMSSIPARAPEILPNGFYHDAKKNHLFVFWRQLDELELNGPNFTYAAATGTGKNPSSIDSNCALFSDWDPTIPGIIYVWSQNSMGNSTATTRLEVPLLTNSESLQIRGLRYYDNNYTLT, encoded by the exons ATGAAATACAACGGGAACCAATATATACGAATATTCCTAATGACCCTGAGGGAAACGCCAATGTGGCCCATAACCCAGCCGCAATTTATACAGAGCAGCTCAAGGGTGTGCCTCAATTGGACGCTCACGGTTAATACGGATGATAATACGAGGCTTCGACAAATTTTGAGAGCTGAGATTCGGCCCCAAAATCCAAAGATCAAGGTTCTGGTTGAGGAACTTTTCATATTTCTCGAGAACACTTCAATGATATGTCTCCCCAAACTGCCCTATGCTGACCAGGTCTATACCTTTCGGTTTAGGCGTCGATATAATATCACGCACTTTCCCTGGTCCTCTGCTTTCAAGTCCAAGAAAATTAGAAGCATGTCCTCCATTCCCGCTCGGGCACCGGAGATACTTCCCAACGGATTTTACCACGATGCGAAGAAGAACCATCTCTTCGTCTTCTGGCGCCAGCTTGACGAGCTGGAGCTAAACGGACCCAACTTTACTTATGCCGCTGCCACGGGCACTGG GAAGAATCCTTCATCCATCGACAGCAACTGCGCCCTTTTCAGCGACTGGGACCCCACAATCCCTGGTATCATATACGTTTGGAGCCAGAACTCCATGGGAAACTCGACAGCTACCACTCGGTTGGAGGTGCCCCTTCTGACCAACTCCGAGTCACTTCAGATACGTGGGTTGAGGTACTACGACAACAACTACACCCTGACCTGA